Proteins encoded within one genomic window of Thiohalorhabdus sp. Cl-TMA:
- a CDS encoding DUF2173 family protein — MARLDDILQVPGTVAAIRFLDDGSLAEQVGDISAAHADLASDMCDATNHMMQQEADLFSAYSGMRGWTPPEGWVMYGQEYSIWALGKIACIVRTTEVSHNDLYRALARLAHF, encoded by the coding sequence GCACGACTCGATGATATCTTGCAGGTTCCGGGGACGGTCGCCGCTATCCGTTTCCTGGATGACGGCTCCCTCGCCGAGCAGGTCGGGGATATCTCCGCGGCCCACGCGGATCTGGCCTCGGATATGTGCGATGCCACAAACCACATGATGCAGCAGGAGGCCGACCTGTTCTCCGCCTATTCCGGCATGCGCGGCTGGACGCCCCCGGAAGGCTGGGTGATGTATGGCCAGGAATACAGTATCTGGGCCCTGGGCAAGATCGCCTGTATCGTGAGAACCACTGAAGTATCCCATAACGATCTTTACCGGGCACTGGCCCGTTTGGCCCATTTCTGA